A genomic segment from Spinacia oleracea cultivar Varoflay chromosome 3, BTI_SOV_V1, whole genome shotgun sequence encodes:
- the LOC110804124 gene encoding protein SLOW GREEN 1, chloroplastic — translation MAFFSTNTLSLNSHPNIHCSTLSTYFARISNNHNQHSITFRRNQSTTACIAKSDSKISKPFKLITNLHSTHKKIPQILTENAVKWLVGSLLLAGSLSISGPVRAIPVQSSVNLGEEREIQKENGEDEEMYEKLLEQEPRNVEVLKVVVNGKMRKGKTKEAVKYVERLVDIEPDQVEWRLLQALCCEMMGQLSKAKRLFNDILKETPLFLRALHGLAMVMHKNHEGAAVFDMLNKALELATREKRVTEERNIKILIAQMHLVKGNLDEALKKYGDLIDENPRDFRPYLCQGIIYSLQDKKREADEQFEIYRNLVPEEFPQRGFLEDVVVAAKTESREQLEKEFKSQFSYKR, via the exons ATGGCCTTCTTCTCAACAAACACTCTTTCTCTCAATTCACACCCCAACATTCACTGCTCCACATTATCAACTTATTTTGCGCGTATCTCTAACAATCATAATCAACATTCTATAACATTCCGCAGAAATCAATCTACCACTGCATGTATCGCTAAATCCGACTCCAAAATTTCAAAACCCTTCAAGTTGATCACCAATTTGCACTCAACCCACaaaaaaattccccaaattTTGACCGAAAATGCGGTAAAATGGCTTGTTGGGTCCTTACTTTTGGCGGGCTCTCTTAGTATTAGTGGACCAGTTAGGGCAATACCAGTTCAAAGTAGTGTAAAtttgggagaggagagagaaatccaGAAAGAGAATGGTGAAGACGAGGAGATGTATGAGAAGCTGTTGGAGCAAGAGCCCAGAAATGTGGAAGTTTTGAAGGTGGTTGTAAATGGGAAGATGAGAAAGGGGAAAACGAAGGAGGCCGTGAAATATGTAGAGAGGTTAGTTGATATTGAGCCAGACCAGGTTGAATGGAGGCTTTTGCAAGCTCTTTGTTGTGAGATGATGGGCCAATTGAGTAAAGCTAAGAGGTTGTTTAATGATATTCTTAAGGAAACTCCTCTTTTTCTCAGAGCTTTGCAT ggtttggcaatggtgatgcacAAGAACCATGAAGGGGCAGCAGTTTTCGATATGTTGAATAAAGCTCTTGAACTTGCTACTCGTGAAAAAAGGGTTACTGAAGAGAGGAACATCAAGATTTTGATTGCACAAATGCATCTAGTGAAG GGGAATTTAGATGAAGCTTTGAAGAAGTACGGAGATTTAATTGATGAGAATCCTCGAGATTTCAGGCCTTATTTGTGCCAG GGAATAATATACAGCTTACAGGATAAAAAGAGGGAAGCTGATGAACAGTTTGAGATTTACAGAAATCTTGTTCCAGAAGAATTCCCACAAAGAGGATTCCTTGAAGATGTTGTAGTCGCAGCGAAAACAGAATCGAGAGAACAGCTGGAGAAGGAGTTTAAGTCTCAGTTCTCATATAAGAGATAA
- the LOC110804126 gene encoding glucan endo-1,3-beta-glucosidase 8-like, with translation MARAIVQWLWTLFMVMGLVGMGNCGNSNNNNNDIGVNWGNMASQPLPPTNVVGMLKDNGIQKVKLFDADSSTLNALAGTGIEVMVAIPNDMLSRMNKFKYAKDWVKKNVTKHLYNGGVNIRYVAVGNEPLLASYNDSFKQTTLPALENIVKALEEAGHGDIKASVPLNADVYESSSTVPSGGDFRGDVKDLMLDIVGFLKEKGAPFIVNIYPFLSLYQNPNFPEEFAFFDGNGKSINDNSHTYNNVFDANFDTLVWALKKNGYGDLKIVVGEIGWPTDGHIKANTKYAKKFYNGLLKKLASNKGTPMRSGQLEVFLFGLLDENTKSIDPGDFERHWGIFRYDGQPKFSMDLNGKDNSKTLVGAKGVQYMESKWCVFNKDAKNQDNISASVDYACSMSDCTSLGYGSSCNDLDVNGNISYAYNMYFQFNEQSVEACDFDGLATITSNNASQPGCLFPIEIVSAAFRLTIVPIQLLLLFSFTLVLLVLL, from the exons ATGGCTCGAGCCATAGTCCAATGGTTATGGACCTTGTTTATGGTAATGGGCCTAGTGGGCATGGGCAATTGTGGTAAtagtaacaataacaataacgaTATAGGTGTAAATTGGGGAAACATGGCATCACAACCGCTACCACCAACCAATGTGGTTGGCATGTTGAAAGACAATGGCATACAAAAAGTGAAGCTTTTCGATGCCGATTCATCCACCCTTAatgccttggctgggactgggaTTGAAGTCATGGTTGCCATCCCTAATGACATGCTTAGTCGAATGAACAAGTTTAAATATGCTAAAGATTGGGTTAAGAAGAATGTTACCAAGCATCTTTATAACGGGGGTGTTAACATAAG GTATGTAGCGGTAGGTAACGAGCCACTTTTAGCAAGTTACAATGATAGTTTCAAACAAACAACATTACCAGCCCTAGAAAACATTGTGAAAGCCCTTGAAGAAGCTGGGCATGGAGACATTAAGGCCTCTGTTCCCCTCAACGCAGACGTGTACGAGTCATCCTCGACCGTGCCCTCGGGTGGTGATTTCCGAGGAGACGTAAAGGATCTCATGCTAGACATTGTAGGCTTTCTGAAAGAGAAAGGTGCACCCTTTATCGTGAACATATACCCTTTCCTTAGTCTTTACCAAAACCCGAATTTCCCAGAGGAATTTGCGTTCTTTGATGGAAATGGTAAAAGCATAAATGATAATAGTCACACTTACAATAATGTGTTTGATGCTAACTTTGATACGCTTGTTTGGGCATTGAAAAAGAATGGTTATGGGGATTTGAAGATTGTTGTTGGGGAAATTGGATGGCCTACTGATGGACATATTAAAGCCAATACTAAGTATGCCAAGAAATTCTATAATGGTTTGTTAAAGAAGTTGGCTTCTAATAAGGGCACCCCTATGCGATCAGGACAATTAGAG GTGTTCCTGTTCGGATTGCTTGATGAGAACACGAAGAGCATAGACCCAGGGGACTTTGAGAGGCATTGGGGGATCTTTCGTTACGATGGGCAACCTAAGTTTTCGATGGACCTTAACGGTAAGGACAATAGCAAGACACTGGTAGGTGCTAAGGGTGTGCAATACATGGAGTCTAAATGGTGCGTCTTCAACAAAGATGCAAAGAACCAAGATAACATATCAGCCTCAGTAGATTATGCATGCTCAATGTCAGATTGCACTTCTCTAGGTTACGGTTCCTCGTGTAATGACCTTGATGTTAATGGTAACATCTCATATGCCTACAACATGTACTTCCAGTTTAATGAACAGAGTGTCGAAGCTTGTGACTTCGATGGCCTTGCTACCATCACCTCTAACAATGCTTCCCAACCAGGGTGTCTCTTTCCTATAGAGATTGTAAGTGCTGCATTCAGACTCACTATTGTTCCAATAcagcttcttcttcttttcagttTCACGCTTGTGTTGTTAGTGTTGTTGTAA
- the LOC130470323 gene encoding uncharacterized protein — translation MLSTRSIGESWRVHSRTGVPATELVIEGASYYQFIQDSLRLPEPGAECPDPSLGGWVLPDARISYTGESGSEIVETFPEDRVFHAPLPEGVEAVCTFYLCTLLIFFYFLFY, via the exons atgctgtctactcgctcgataggcgagtcgtggagggtccactcgaggactggcgtgccggcgacggagttggtgatagagggagctagctattaccagtttatccaggattctcttcgtctcccggagcctggcgct gagtgtcctgacccttcgttggggggatgggtgcttcccgatgctcggatctcgtataccggagagagcggatccgagattgtggagactttcccggaagaccgggttttccatgctccgctccctgagggagtagaggcggtatgcaccttttatttgtgtactcttcttatatttttttactttcttttttactga